From one Catenuloplanes nepalensis genomic stretch:
- a CDS encoding SAM-dependent methyltransferase, with the protein MPAVDSVHEVARAAAGDAGGVYADIDPIVVDLGCRMVRDPPQVLYHPQVLDLIDFGEPVAVLAGLVFGFVGDAAAPARILRRISENLVTGSYLVMSRIGPDPAPPGRLRQQRALELCAQAEMPVTVRSRDQIAGLLPAACDLVAAGVVPVTAWHPDPEDADDLPQWAVLAAVAYTR; encoded by the coding sequence ATCCCGGCGGTCGATAGCGTGCATGAGGTCGCGCGGGCTGCGGCCGGTGACGCGGGTGGTGTGTACGCCGACATCGATCCGATCGTCGTCGACCTCGGCTGCCGGATGGTGCGTGACCCGCCGCAGGTCCTTTACCACCCGCAGGTACTGGACCTGATCGACTTCGGTGAGCCGGTCGCGGTGCTGGCCGGGCTGGTGTTCGGCTTCGTCGGCGACGCGGCGGCACCCGCGCGGATTCTTCGCCGGATCAGCGAGAACCTCGTGACGGGCAGCTACCTGGTGATGTCCCGCATCGGCCCGGACCCGGCACCGCCCGGCCGGCTCCGGCAGCAGCGCGCCCTGGAATTGTGCGCGCAGGCGGAAATGCCGGTGACCGTGCGCTCCCGCGACCAGATCGCCGGGCTCCTGCCCGCCGCGTGCGACCTGGTCGCGGCGGGTGTCGTTCCCGTCACCGCCTGGCATCCCGATCCAGAGGACGCCGACGACCTGCCCCAATGGGCCGTGCTGGCTGCGGTCGCCTATACACGCTGA
- a CDS encoding class I SAM-dependent methyltransferase, which yields MTTTASGDTAPSPAYFLDNGSDQAPGSLHALAGTLDGITFSWLESLVGPGEDCVELGPGAGTLTMWLARQVGPTGSVLALDLDPRHVPAHPRVTARVHDLTREPLPAQPAHHYIARLVLAHLTNRRELLVQARQRQRHGGRFTTIDWGREPAKLIASAVVGARETFDDYQSALRKVLAGTGNDGTFAENAVHHMIDAGFDEVEQHRWSTTWNGGSAATDLVTAVSIEKAVDLAAHGFGPDQLARLHLVMADPDTSIIGNLTYCTTGRVRAAS from the coding sequence ATGACGACTACGGCGTCGGGCGATACGGCCCCGTCACCTGCATACTTTCTCGACAACGGCAGCGACCAGGCCCCTGGCAGCCTGCACGCGCTCGCCGGCACGCTCGACGGCATCACGTTCTCCTGGCTGGAGTCGCTGGTCGGGCCGGGCGAGGACTGTGTGGAGCTCGGCCCCGGGGCCGGAACCCTCACCATGTGGCTGGCCCGCCAGGTCGGACCGACCGGCAGCGTGCTCGCCCTCGACCTCGACCCACGTCATGTTCCCGCGCACCCACGTGTGACGGCGCGGGTGCACGACCTCACCCGCGAGCCGCTCCCGGCACAGCCGGCGCACCACTACATCGCCCGGCTCGTCCTGGCCCACCTCACCAACCGGCGTGAGCTGCTGGTCCAGGCCCGGCAGCGCCAGCGCCACGGGGGCCGGTTCACCACCATCGACTGGGGCCGTGAGCCCGCAAAGCTGATCGCAAGCGCCGTGGTGGGCGCGCGCGAGACGTTCGACGACTACCAGAGCGCACTCCGCAAAGTCCTCGCCGGCACCGGCAACGACGGCACCTTCGCGGAAAACGCGGTCCACCACATGATCGACGCCGGATTCGACGAGGTCGAACAGCACCGGTGGAGCACGACCTGGAACGGCGGTAGCGCTGCTACCGACCTCGTCACCGCCGTCTCGATCGAGAAAGCGGTCGACCTGGCCGCGCACGGCTTCGGCCCGGACCAGCTCGCCAGGCTGCATCTGGTCATGGCCGACCCGGACACCTCGATCATCGGGAACCTGACGTACTGCACGACCGGCCGCGTCCGCGCCGCCTCCTAG
- a CDS encoding DUF6879 family protein translates to MPDTLVLPRGRRLNAAAFKAEFAERFWNIREHDFWKLERQQTFTEPGDASWEAFRAGDWNTALHLMEARRAEYEDDARRMREVGLTSYRVRVIETPLAPYLQWELHLLRLMGTISDRIRVIDVSLVRTHESHGALPELVCLGPDLTFEVRYNENGAVDGAIRHTGTDLTSTCRRLIQTLYEAGEDVVTYVDREVAPLPPPAAF, encoded by the coding sequence ATGCCCGACACTCTGGTCCTTCCCCGCGGGCGGCGGCTGAACGCCGCAGCGTTCAAGGCCGAGTTCGCGGAGCGGTTCTGGAACATCCGTGAGCACGACTTCTGGAAACTCGAACGGCAGCAGACGTTCACCGAGCCCGGCGATGCCAGCTGGGAAGCCTTCCGCGCCGGTGACTGGAACACCGCCCTGCACCTGATGGAAGCGCGCCGGGCGGAGTACGAGGACGACGCCCGGCGGATGCGCGAGGTCGGCCTGACCTCGTACCGGGTGCGGGTGATCGAAACGCCGCTGGCGCCGTACCTGCAGTGGGAACTACACCTGCTGCGGCTGATGGGCACCATCTCCGACCGGATCCGTGTCATCGACGTCTCACTCGTGCGCACGCACGAGTCGCACGGCGCGCTGCCCGAGTTGGTCTGCCTCGGCCCGGACCTGACCTTCGAGGTGCGCTACAACGAAAACGGCGCGGTAGACGGCGCGATCCGGCACACCGGTACGGATCTCACCAGCACCTGCCGCCGGCTCATCCAGACCCTGTACGAGGCCGGCGAAGACGTCGTCACCTACGTCGATCGCGAGGTCGCACCGCTACCCCCGCCAGCTGCTTTCTGA
- a CDS encoding SAM-dependent methyltransferase — protein MPGVTLAARANRAFLRRAVRWLLAQGVRQFVDIGVRYPGGR, from the coding sequence GTGCCGGGAGTGACTCTGGCGGCGCGCGCGAACCGTGCGTTTCTGCGCCGGGCGGTGCGCTGGCTGCTCGCCCAGGGCGTCCGCCAGTTCGTGGATATCGGGGTCCGGTATCCCGGCGGTCGATAG
- a CDS encoding Scr1 family TA system antitoxin-like transcriptional regulator, translating to MSERTPPPIGAELRWMRQAAGLSGPKLAAAMRTADPDHAVSQSKASRMESGAYSARRAEVHLWRAVCLDAARERAADLSLSVAAHRDVLVAIARMESPEYIGELDRLVDGDDEALAWPALYRGAAGGRAGHEQLFQTARQAFWFAPLTVPSPLLPDAPAPGCPGRLLITPHALNAAAGDDDADPSAVRQHLARLVDAGDLEVLILPRAAGWPYPPQSPFAIYHPRTGAGVPTVVIDTYSVQIRLSEAADISDHHDVFKALATIALPVTPTALIAA from the coding sequence GTGTCCGAGCGCACTCCTCCACCGATCGGTGCCGAGCTGCGCTGGATGCGCCAGGCCGCCGGCCTGTCCGGACCGAAGCTCGCTGCGGCGATGCGGACGGCCGACCCGGACCATGCGGTCAGCCAGAGCAAGGCATCGCGGATGGAGTCCGGCGCCTATTCGGCCCGGCGCGCGGAGGTGCACCTGTGGCGGGCGGTCTGCCTGGACGCCGCCCGGGAACGCGCCGCAGACCTTTCACTGTCAGTTGCGGCCCATCGCGACGTGCTGGTTGCGATCGCGCGGATGGAATCCCCGGAGTACATCGGGGAGCTGGACCGGCTGGTGGACGGCGATGACGAGGCGCTGGCATGGCCGGCTCTCTACCGGGGCGCCGCCGGTGGCCGCGCCGGGCACGAGCAGCTGTTCCAGACCGCGCGGCAGGCGTTCTGGTTCGCGCCACTGACCGTGCCCTCACCCCTGCTGCCGGACGCGCCCGCGCCTGGGTGCCCGGGCCGGCTGCTGATCACCCCGCACGCGCTGAACGCCGCCGCCGGCGATGACGACGCCGATCCGTCCGCGGTGCGGCAGCACCTCGCCCGCCTGGTAGACGCCGGTGACCTTGAGGTGCTGATCCTGCCGCGCGCGGCCGGCTGGCCGTACCCGCCGCAGTCGCCGTTCGCGATCTACCACCCGCGCACCGGCGCGGGCGTGCCGACCGTCGTGATCGACACCTACAGCGTCCAAATCCGGCTGTCCGAGGCCGCCGACATCAGCGACCACCACGACGTCTTCAAGGCACTGGCCACGATAGCGCTGCCCGTCACGCCGACCGCGCTGATCGCGGCCTAA
- a CDS encoding nucleoside-diphosphate kinase produces MSGRARAATPQQVKERTVTRDADGLPVDVDWAWWTVLLLKPDCHARGLVPAVLRDIGGNGRRVVSVLPVRPTWAQLRAFYGVDLRADPSGWAAAGLRAALCGTRCSAALIHGDLAAPAVNALIGASGDPAACYPTATVRGRFGNDSAAAAAAEGRAVNNLVDASASVGTVRADFLVWFGPAYAGLLAEAAGAGTGPGEW; encoded by the coding sequence GTGAGCGGGCGGGCGCGCGCGGCAACGCCGCAGCAGGTGAAGGAGCGGACCGTCACGCGGGATGCCGACGGTCTGCCGGTGGATGTGGACTGGGCGTGGTGGACGGTGCTGCTGCTCAAACCCGACTGCCACGCGCGCGGTCTCGTTCCCGCCGTGCTGCGGGATATCGGCGGGAACGGGCGGCGCGTGGTGTCGGTGCTACCGGTCCGGCCCACCTGGGCGCAGCTGCGCGCCTTCTACGGTGTCGACCTCAGGGCGGATCCGTCCGGGTGGGCTGCGGCGGGTCTGCGCGCGGCGCTGTGCGGCACGCGCTGCAGTGCCGCGCTCATCCACGGTGACCTGGCCGCCCCGGCCGTGAACGCGCTCATCGGTGCCAGCGGGGACCCGGCCGCGTGTTATCCGACAGCGACAGTCCGCGGCCGCTTCGGCAACGACTCCGCCGCCGCCGCGGCCGCGGAGGGCCGGGCGGTGAACAACCTCGTCGACGCGTCCGCGTCGGTGGGCACCGTCCGCGCTGACTTTCTGGTGTGGTTCGGCCCGGCATACGCCGGTCTGCTGGCCGAGGCCGCCGGTGCCGGCACCGGCCCGGGTGAGTGGTGA